The following coding sequences lie in one Flagellimonas eckloniae genomic window:
- the rsmH gene encoding 16S rRNA (cytosine(1402)-N(4))-methyltransferase RsmH, producing the protein MISPYHNPVLLKESVDGLDIKENGVYVDVTFGGGGHSKEILKRLGGEGRLFAFDQDEDALANTIDDDRFQLINQNFQFLKQFLKFYGIRKVDGILGDFGVSSHQFDEAERGFSIRFDADLDMRMNRNNELSAHQVVNSYSQESLASVLFQYGELRNANAIAKTIVESRLETPIKTTEQLKLVLKRFLPKMKENKILAQIYQAIRIEVNQEIAVLKEFLQQTPEVLKEGGRLSLISYHSLEDRLVKRFIRDGKFEGEAEKDFYGNINVPLKKVGGLITPSANEITLNNRARSAKLRIAERI; encoded by the coding sequence ATGATTAGTCCATACCATAATCCAGTGCTACTGAAAGAATCAGTGGACGGATTGGATATAAAAGAAAATGGAGTTTATGTAGATGTCACTTTTGGTGGCGGAGGGCACTCCAAGGAGATATTGAAAAGATTGGGTGGTGAAGGAAGGTTGTTTGCATTTGACCAAGATGAGGATGCCTTGGCAAATACTATAGATGATGACCGATTTCAACTGATCAATCAGAATTTTCAATTTCTAAAACAGTTTTTAAAGTTCTATGGCATTCGGAAAGTTGATGGAATCTTAGGAGATTTTGGAGTTTCTTCCCACCAGTTTGATGAAGCGGAACGTGGTTTTTCAATTCGTTTTGACGCTGATTTAGATATGCGGATGAACAGAAACAATGAATTATCGGCACATCAAGTGGTCAATTCATATTCCCAGGAAAGTTTAGCATCGGTTTTATTTCAATATGGTGAATTGCGCAATGCAAATGCCATTGCAAAAACCATTGTTGAATCAAGATTGGAAACTCCTATTAAAACAACAGAGCAGTTGAAATTGGTTTTGAAGCGATTTCTGCCCAAAATGAAAGAGAACAAGATTTTGGCCCAGATTTATCAGGCAATACGGATTGAAGTGAACCAAGAGATAGCCGTGCTCAAGGAGTTTTTGCAACAAACTCCAGAGGTTTTAAAAGAAGGTGGGCGATTAAGTTTGATCAGTTACCATTCCCTGGAAGATAGATTGGTGAAACGATTTATCAGGGATGGGAAATTTGAAGGAGAAGCAGAAAAGGATTTCTATGGAAATATAAATGTTCCACTAAAAAAAGTAGGAGGATTGATTACGCCATCAGCCAATGAAATAACATTGAATAACCGAGCACGAAGTGCAAAACTTCGCATAGCGGAACGGATTTAG
- a CDS encoding FtsL-like putative cell division protein, whose protein sequence is MKKGLLDILKGKFLVSGDAPKNWMFLFFASFLAAMMISSSHKADKKVHEIAALSEEVRKLKSEFFEHRSTVQQLKLESTLRESVVAEGLIPSVNPPQKIKVKSDK, encoded by the coding sequence ATGAAAAAAGGACTACTGGACATATTAAAGGGAAAATTCTTGGTAAGTGGAGATGCGCCAAAAAATTGGATGTTCCTGTTTTTTGCTTCCTTTTTGGCTGCTATGATGATTTCCAGTAGCCACAAAGCGGATAAAAAAGTCCATGAAATTGCCGCCTTAAGTGAAGAGGTCCGAAAACTTAAAAGTGAGTTTTTTGAACATAGATCTACTGTCCAACAATTAAAATTGGAATCAACATTACGGGAATCAGTAGTGGCTGAAGGGTTGATTCCATCAGTGAATCCTCCGCAGAAAATAAAAGTTAAATCAGATAAGTAG
- a CDS encoding division/cell wall cluster transcriptional repressor MraZ, with the protein MTHIIGQHDCKADTKGRVILPISLKNQLLPVLNDGFIIKRSVFQQCLELYPKTEFDELMQKVLKKSKINRKYDAFVRNFVAGMKEVSIDGDTGRLQIPKNLVAYAEIGKEVVLNAVFDKIEIWNKDKYEEILAESEKDYADLAEEIFADDD; encoded by the coding sequence GTGACCCATATCATAGGACAACATGACTGTAAAGCTGATACCAAAGGAAGGGTAATATTGCCTATTTCCTTAAAGAATCAGTTGCTGCCCGTTTTGAACGATGGCTTTATAATAAAGCGGTCCGTTTTTCAGCAGTGTCTTGAGTTGTATCCTAAGACTGAATTTGATGAGTTGATGCAGAAGGTACTGAAGAAAAGCAAGATCAATAGAAAGTATGATGCCTTTGTGAGAAACTTTGTGGCGGGAATGAAAGAGGTCTCGATTGATGGGGATACCGGAAGGTTGCAGATACCAAAAAATTTGGTTGCCTATGCCGAAATTGGAAAGGAAGTGGTGCTAAATGCTGTTTTTGATAAGATAGAGATTTGGAACAAGGACAAGTATGAGGAGATTTTGGCTGAGAGTGAAAAAGACTACGCGGACTTAGCGGAGGAGATTTTTGCTGACGATGATTAG